The Coregonus clupeaformis isolate EN_2021a chromosome 20, ASM2061545v1, whole genome shotgun sequence genome contains a region encoding:
- the LOC121533910 gene encoding glutamine synthetase-like, producing MATSESASLSKAVKQQYMDLPQGDKVQAMYIWIDGTGEGLRCKTRTLDNEPKTIDDLPEWNFDGSSTYQSEGSNSDMYLIPAAMFRDPFRKDPNKLVLCQVLKYNRKPAETNLRLMCKKIMEMVENQVPWFGMEQEYTILGTDGHPFGWPSNGFPGPQGPYYCGVGADKAYGRDIVEAHYRACLYAGVQICGTNAEVMPAQWEFQVGPCEGINMGDHLWAARFILHRVCEDFGVVASFDPKPIPGNWNGAGCHTNFSTKEMREDGGLRAIEESIEKLGKRHRYHICAYDPKGGLDNARRLTGHHETSNIHEFSAGVANRGASIRIPRSVGQDKKGYFEDRRPSANCDPYAVTEAMIRTCLLSEEGEEPTEYSK from the exons ATGGCCACTTCAGAGAGTGCCAGCTTGAGTAAAGCTGTGAAGCAGCAGTATATGGATCTTCCTCAGGGAGACAAAGTTCAGGCCATGTACATCTGGATAGACGGGACTGGAGAGGGGCTCCGCTGCAAGACCAGAACTTTGGATAATGAACCCAAGACCATTGATG atctTCCAGAGTGGAACTTTGATGGTTCCAGTACGTACCAGTCAGAGGGCTCTAACAGCGACATGTACCTGATCCCTGCTGCTATGTTCAGAGACCCCTTCAGGAAAGACCCCAACAAACTGGTCCTGTGTCAAGTGCTCAAATACAACCGCAAGCCTGCAG AAACCAATCTCCGGCTGATGTGTAAGAAGATCATGGAGATGGTAGAGAACCAGGTCCCTTGGTTCGGCATGGAACAGGAGTACACCATCCTGGGCACAGACGGACATCCTTTTGGTTGGCCTTCCAACGGCTTCCCTGGTCCCCAAG GTCCCTACTACTGTGGAGTAGGAGCAGACAAGGCGTACGGTAGAGACATCGTAGAAGCCCACTACAGAGCCTGTCTTTATGCCGGGGTTCAGATATGTGGCACCAATGCTGAAGTCATGCCAGCTCAG TGGGAGTTCCAGGTGGGTCCTTGTGAAGGGATCAACATGGGAGACCACCTCTGGGCAGCTCGGTTCATCCTACACCGGGTGTGTGAGGACTTTGGCGTGGTGGCCTCATTCGACCCCAAGCCCATCCCTGGGAACTGGAATGGTGCTGGCTGTCATACCAACTTCAGCACCAAGGAGATGAGAGAAGATGGTGGATTGAG GGCCATTGAGGAGTCAATCGAGAAGCTGGGAAAGAGACACCGCTACCACATCTGTGCCTACGACCCCAAAGGGGGGCTGGACAACGCGCGCCGCTTGACCGGTCACCACGAAACGTCCAACATACATGAGTTCTCAGCCGGCGTGGCGAACCGCGGCGCCAGCATCCGCATCCCCCGCTCAGTGGGTCAGGACAAGAAGGGCTACTTCGAGGACCGCCGCCCGTCGGCTAACTGTGACCCATATGCAGTCACGGAAGCCATGATACGCACATGTTTGCTCAGTGAAGAGGGGGAGGAGCCTACAGAATACAGCAAATAA